Proteins from a single region of Tautonia marina:
- a CDS encoding peptidylprolyl isomerase: protein MRDRNGSGSIRRWLGAGSSAVERRRARRPRLEGLEPRQMLVASLNPIPNLSVAADLGRVVPLEGGTEAQQFSVTSSNPNIGVSVVEGSFLSVDVSHTSSGSGDPAFSGTMTFQLFDELTPTTVDRILALVNQGFYTSPTTNPNPDFTNLPSKNFHRIAEGFPGDAFIVQGGSANGNGTGEINQPGFPFADEFLAPLVFNGQGQLAMANAGDDTNSSQFFVTTGSPRFLDFNHTIFGQLVEGADVLERMTQVSRDANDAPVSPILITATRVSEANPNGTLLINTTSAAAGESATITVTASTPSDGSTDVETFQVAVVANAESQRPFLRPVSDQITLPNQPVQFQLNAVSTNPGAELTFAVGGGVSPSGTFAPVQNATATVDANGLVTVTPNAGFEGVIDLLVGVRDQVNRTTNLNAVSNFDTDRITLTVTTNTQPTATPVSVQTEQNDAVTIQLAGQTGNPGSQQTLTYELTGPPVHGLISQFNAQTGTLVYTPFTNFQGNDSFGFRVRDVGDPTPNLTSEPAEVSILVQGGDPIAVPPTASSQLLTIPPNAPVPVQLQGYPGTADAGQTLTYEIDTTSTLGTVSNFDADTGTLIYTPPTGFAGTDSLTFSVRQIGEPGSGLESDSASVTFTVTGAVTTGAVRQIGNVLLVTPPPGRLVNPDPNTIEVSVIGGRVSVSINGLIDTMQPLVSELERVVVYGTKASDTITIAPDVPLLATLDGGLGGRNQLQAGDLPTRLHGWFGHNTLRGGAARDALIGRMGRVRFLPSPGDDLVFAGDPNLFPQVDKHARDQGIPPTGQFFRFVRDRLVPVPTPPPQAQGRIVLHPRRTNVTIPQFNLPEAPGGGQTAAQSPAILAAQQRRAERLAARQNQDNQVS from the coding sequence ATGCGGGATCGCAATGGTAGCGGGTCGATCCGACGATGGCTCGGGGCGGGCAGCTCGGCTGTCGAACGACGGCGGGCGCGTCGCCCTCGGCTCGAAGGGCTTGAGCCTCGCCAGATGCTCGTCGCCTCGCTCAATCCGATTCCGAACCTCTCGGTCGCGGCCGACCTGGGCCGGGTGGTTCCGCTGGAGGGGGGGACCGAGGCTCAGCAGTTTTCGGTCACGTCCAGCAATCCGAATATCGGTGTCTCGGTCGTGGAGGGGTCGTTCCTGTCCGTGGATGTCTCGCACACGTCAAGCGGCTCGGGCGATCCGGCCTTCTCGGGAACGATGACGTTTCAGCTCTTTGACGAGCTGACACCCACGACCGTTGATCGGATTCTGGCGCTGGTGAACCAGGGGTTCTATACCTCGCCGACGACCAACCCCAACCCGGATTTCACGAACCTCCCGAGCAAGAATTTCCATCGGATCGCGGAGGGCTTCCCCGGCGATGCGTTCATCGTGCAGGGTGGCTCGGCCAATGGGAACGGAACGGGCGAAATCAACCAGCCAGGCTTCCCGTTCGCCGACGAGTTCCTCGCTCCCCTGGTGTTCAACGGCCAGGGTCAACTGGCGATGGCCAACGCGGGAGACGACACGAACAGCTCGCAGTTCTTCGTGACCACGGGGTCTCCCCGGTTCCTCGACTTCAATCACACGATCTTCGGGCAACTGGTCGAGGGAGCCGACGTCCTCGAACGGATGACGCAGGTTTCGCGAGACGCGAACGATGCCCCCGTCTCTCCCATCCTGATTACCGCCACGCGAGTCAGTGAGGCCAACCCGAACGGCACGTTGCTGATCAACACCACATCGGCTGCGGCAGGAGAGTCGGCAACGATCACGGTCACGGCCTCGACGCCGTCGGATGGCTCGACGGATGTCGAGACGTTCCAGGTGGCGGTGGTCGCCAACGCCGAGAGCCAGCGGCCCTTCCTCCGGCCGGTGAGCGATCAGATCACCCTGCCGAACCAGCCGGTTCAGTTCCAGCTGAACGCCGTCAGCACGAACCCGGGAGCCGAGCTGACCTTCGCCGTCGGCGGTGGGGTTTCTCCGAGTGGAACCTTCGCTCCGGTCCAGAATGCCACGGCCACGGTCGATGCCAACGGGCTGGTGACCGTCACGCCTAATGCGGGATTTGAGGGGGTGATCGACCTGCTCGTCGGGGTCCGCGATCAGGTCAACCGCACCACCAATCTCAATGCGGTCAGCAACTTCGACACCGATCGGATCACGCTGACGGTCACGACCAATACCCAGCCGACGGCCACCCCCGTCTCCGTCCAGACCGAGCAGAACGATGCGGTGACCATCCAGCTGGCCGGGCAAACCGGGAACCCGGGATCGCAGCAGACCCTGACCTACGAGCTGACCGGACCTCCGGTTCATGGCTTGATCTCCCAGTTTAACGCCCAGACCGGAACGCTCGTCTACACACCGTTCACCAACTTCCAGGGGAACGACTCCTTCGGATTCCGGGTCCGAGACGTCGGTGATCCGACACCGAACCTGACGAGTGAACCGGCCGAGGTGTCGATTCTGGTTCAGGGGGGCGACCCGATCGCCGTTCCCCCCACGGCCTCGTCGCAGTTGCTGACCATTCCGCCGAACGCTCCGGTCCCGGTCCAGCTCCAGGGGTATCCCGGGACGGCCGATGCCGGGCAGACCCTCACGTATGAGATCGACACAACCAGCACGCTGGGAACGGTTTCCAACTTCGACGCCGACACCGGCACATTGATTTACACGCCGCCGACCGGGTTTGCCGGGACGGACAGCCTGACCTTCTCGGTCCGTCAGATCGGTGAGCCGGGGTCGGGCCTCGAAAGCGATTCGGCGTCGGTCACCTTCACGGTGACCGGAGCGGTGACCACCGGCGCCGTTCGCCAGATCGGGAACGTCTTGCTCGTCACCCCACCCCCGGGCCGTTTGGTCAACCCAGACCCGAACACGATTGAGGTCAGTGTGATCGGCGGCCGGGTTTCGGTATCGATCAACGGCCTGATCGACACGATGCAGCCGCTGGTCAGCGAGCTGGAACGGGTGGTCGTTTACGGCACCAAGGCCAGCGACACGATCACGATTGCCCCGGATGTTCCCTTGCTGGCAACGCTCGACGGCGGCCTCGGCGGGCGCAACCAGCTTCAGGCCGGCGACCTGCCGACTCGGCTGCACGGCTGGTTCGGCCACAATACGCTCCGGGGAGGAGCCGCCCGCGACGCCCTGATCGGCCGGATGGGACGGGTGCGATTCCTGCCGAGCCCCGGAGACGATCTGGTCTTTGCTGGTGATCCGAACCTGTTCCCGCAGGTCGACAAACACGCGAGAGATCAAGGGATTCCCCCCACCGGCCAGTTCTTCCGGTTCGTCCGGGATCGCCTGGTGCCGGTGCCGACTCCTCCCCCGCAGGCCCAGGGCCGAATCGTCCTGCATCCCCGTCGGACGAACGTCACCATTCCCCAGTTCAACCTTCCCGAAGCGCCGGGAGGGGGACAGACCGCCGCGCAATCGCCGGCGATCCTCGCCGCCCAGCAGCGCCGGGCCGAACGACTCGCCGCGCGGCAGAACCAGGACAATCAAGTCTCTTGA
- a CDS encoding RNA polymerase sigma factor, with product MSDEVQRKARRSYRPGVEGLEALRLLSGLMTSPPAVPAEHGALSVAVSDPPPVFEPTVDSDAWDAAIDQAFSAEFFTPSQTEAVEEHERSDSEAIRGGLSQLDRYLARTWMRAGLPPQKHDDCTQAVYVSLLKQLGRPGFDELMVAVGVLGIREVFSRERDEGTTFFRAIDATKKRAQRERKLRSLDDGPDDPSAPFRERDWVEDLGEAIERSLNPREADLIRATLQGETPAEIAERWGVAPKTVSNEKSRAFQKLRSFLSTLEPVA from the coding sequence GTGAGCGATGAGGTCCAGCGAAAGGCGCGACGGTCCTATCGCCCGGGAGTCGAGGGGCTGGAGGCGTTGCGGCTGCTGAGCGGCCTGATGACCTCGCCTCCGGCGGTCCCGGCCGAGCATGGGGCGTTGTCCGTCGCGGTCTCCGACCCGCCGCCGGTGTTCGAGCCGACCGTCGATTCGGACGCCTGGGACGCGGCGATCGACCAGGCCTTTTCGGCCGAGTTCTTCACCCCTTCGCAAACCGAGGCGGTCGAGGAGCACGAGCGGTCGGATTCGGAAGCAATTCGAGGGGGGCTCTCGCAGCTCGATCGGTACCTGGCGCGCACCTGGATGCGGGCCGGCTTGCCTCCTCAGAAGCACGACGACTGCACGCAAGCGGTGTACGTCAGCCTCCTGAAGCAACTGGGCCGTCCGGGCTTCGATGAGCTGATGGTCGCCGTCGGGGTGCTGGGGATCCGGGAGGTCTTCAGCCGAGAGCGAGACGAGGGGACCACCTTCTTCCGCGCCATCGACGCAACCAAGAAACGAGCCCAACGCGAGCGCAAGCTCCGATCGCTCGACGATGGTCCGGATGACCCTTCGGCCCCGTTCCGGGAACGGGACTGGGTGGAGGATCTGGGCGAGGCGATCGAACGGAGCCTCAATCCCCGGGAGGCGGACCTGATTCGGGCGACCCTCCAGGGAGAAACGCCGGCCGAGATCGCCGAGCGCTGGGGAGTCGCTCCCAAGACCGTCAGCAACGAGAAATCGCGGGCCTTCCAGAAGCTCCGATCGTTCCTGAGCACGCTGGAGCCGGTGGCCTGA
- a CDS encoding S41 family peptidase: MLALLRGPLTGLFILALAFLPASPMAANSAVETEGVGSIVRQSIPRSEASSTVEPRTPEDALTEALERERARDWSGAMDLYEQALERWPSRTDFRHRLRLCQTHYRLGRRYEDRSFRSVLLRLPRSDVMALYEELLERIEIGYVDPVRFEPLLRHGYDNLEVALRDPVFLEAHRIDASERADRVRWLRDAYRSQRAKLSVQSRGDANAQVESACDLGQRALGLPEAAIALEFVYGACDALDDYTGCLTPDKLSDLYAEIDGNFVGIGVELKRSERGLLLVNVIRDGPAWEAGLKPGEQIVVVDGQPLDGLSLDAAAGMLQGVENSGFAVEVLGRDGQTRTVDLVRRPVEVWSVESSALLPGGIGFIRLISFQKTTLAEMDRAVADLQAKGMHHLVLDLRGNPGGLLNVAVELADRFLDRGRIVATRGRAPGQTFDYLASQATPWQMPVTLLVDGDSASASEILAGALKEHRRAVVIGERTFGKGSVQSIYPLRAADAALKLTTAKFYSPNDRPYSEYGVSPDIEVASSARPASDRSEEAIEPIPFGDPERDPALRIAIRRVQAEDLAGNAR, encoded by the coding sequence ATGCTCGCCCTGCTTCGAGGTCCCTTGACGGGACTTTTCATCCTGGCGTTGGCATTCCTGCCCGCCTCGCCCATGGCGGCGAACTCGGCGGTCGAGACCGAAGGCGTGGGCTCGATCGTCCGGCAATCGATCCCTCGATCCGAGGCGTCGAGCACGGTCGAGCCGAGGACGCCCGAAGACGCTCTGACCGAGGCCCTGGAGCGGGAGCGTGCCCGGGACTGGTCCGGCGCGATGGACCTTTACGAGCAGGCGCTGGAACGCTGGCCGAGTCGGACGGACTTTCGCCACCGCCTGCGGCTCTGCCAGACCCACTACCGGCTCGGTCGTCGCTACGAGGACCGGAGCTTCCGGAGCGTCCTGCTTCGACTTCCCCGGTCGGATGTGATGGCGCTTTATGAGGAATTGCTGGAACGAATCGAAATCGGCTATGTTGATCCGGTCCGCTTCGAACCTCTCTTGAGACACGGTTACGATAATCTGGAGGTCGCCCTGCGTGACCCGGTCTTCCTCGAAGCCCACCGCATTGATGCGTCGGAGCGGGCCGATCGGGTTCGGTGGCTTCGAGACGCCTATCGATCGCAGCGAGCGAAGCTTTCAGTGCAGTCCCGGGGGGACGCGAACGCCCAGGTCGAGTCGGCATGCGACCTCGGCCAGCGGGCTCTGGGATTACCCGAGGCCGCCATCGCGCTTGAATTCGTGTATGGAGCTTGCGACGCGCTCGACGATTACACCGGCTGTCTCACGCCGGACAAGCTGTCGGATCTGTACGCCGAGATTGACGGGAACTTCGTTGGGATCGGTGTCGAGCTGAAACGCTCGGAGCGGGGGCTCTTGCTGGTCAACGTCATCCGGGATGGTCCGGCCTGGGAGGCCGGGTTGAAGCCCGGCGAGCAGATCGTGGTGGTCGACGGCCAACCGCTCGACGGGCTGAGCCTCGACGCGGCGGCCGGCATGCTTCAGGGAGTCGAGAATTCCGGGTTCGCGGTCGAAGTGCTGGGGCGGGATGGCCAGACAAGGACGGTGGATCTGGTGCGGCGTCCGGTGGAAGTCTGGAGCGTGGAATCGTCGGCCTTGCTTCCCGGCGGCATCGGCTTCATCCGGTTGATCAGTTTCCAGAAGACCACCCTGGCGGAGATGGATCGGGCGGTGGCCGACCTTCAGGCCAAGGGGATGCACCATCTGGTGCTGGACCTTCGCGGGAATCCCGGTGGCTTGTTGAATGTGGCGGTCGAACTGGCGGATCGGTTCCTCGATCGCGGCCGAATTGTCGCCACGAGGGGCAGGGCCCCCGGCCAGACGTTTGATTATCTCGCCTCGCAGGCGACCCCCTGGCAAATGCCGGTCACGCTCCTGGTCGATGGCGACAGCGCCAGCGCGAGCGAGATTCTGGCCGGAGCCTTGAAGGAACATCGTCGGGCGGTGGTCATCGGCGAGCGGACCTTCGGCAAGGGATCGGTGCAGAGCATCTATCCGCTTCGGGCGGCCGACGCGGCGCTGAAGCTCACCACGGCCAAGTTCTACTCGCCGAACGACCGGCCGTATAGCGAGTACGGCGTGTCGCCCGATATCGAGGTCGCCTCGTCGGCCCGACCGGCGTCGGATCGGAGTGAGGAGGCCATCGAACCGATTCCGTTCGGTGATCCGGAGCGAGACCCGGCGCTTCGAATCGCCATCCGGAGGGTGCAGGCCGAAGACCTGGCCGGAAACGCTCGCTAG
- a CDS encoding leucyl aminopeptidase, whose amino-acid sequence MLWPRKERVSMKIRIVSEDPAQLEVGWLVVGMFEDQPDPPSWLSETPGADTIRRLIASRDLSGGLGEASALHAMLGPSSGSMLVVGLGPSDRFGMGEAFDSGVLVGKRLGGRSRESVGLVVPEVGARAPELASAMLQGVLVGTSGPGLAKSEPARFPFQELRVCVPPGSSSELGQIEQTLGRAEILGRAINLARELVNLPPGRKTPSLLADRIRTEAGLADLTVTIWDQDRIRRERFGGLLGVSAGSDEPPAFVILDWLGAADPQAPALALVGKGITFDSGGLSLKPSASMEDMKADMSGAAIVTAAMTAIARLELPVNVRAFLPLAENMTGGRAMKLGDVLTMRNGKTVEVMNTDAEGRLILADALSYAAEQAPSRIIDLATLTGSCMVALGPKVAGLFSNDETTAQAVQSAAEAVGERLWPLPMDVDFRESLKSPVADLKNVGSKWGGASIAGKFLEEFVAGRPWAHLDIAGPAWADSDSSTRDAGGTGCFVRTLVRLAEEGVTP is encoded by the coding sequence ATGCTCTGGCCCCGGAAGGAACGCGTCTCGATGAAGATCCGGATCGTCTCCGAAGACCCCGCCCAGCTTGAGGTGGGCTGGCTCGTTGTTGGCATGTTCGAAGATCAGCCCGATCCCCCCTCCTGGCTCTCAGAGACGCCCGGTGCCGACACCATCCGCCGACTAATCGCGTCCCGAGATCTCTCGGGGGGGCTTGGAGAGGCGTCGGCGCTTCACGCCATGCTGGGTCCGTCGAGCGGGTCGATGCTGGTCGTCGGGCTCGGCCCGTCCGACCGCTTCGGCATGGGGGAAGCCTTCGACTCCGGCGTGCTCGTCGGCAAGCGGCTCGGCGGTCGATCACGGGAGTCGGTCGGCTTGGTCGTGCCCGAGGTGGGGGCACGGGCTCCTGAGCTTGCCTCGGCGATGCTTCAGGGAGTGTTGGTGGGCACCAGTGGTCCCGGCCTGGCGAAGTCGGAACCCGCTCGCTTCCCCTTCCAGGAACTCCGGGTGTGTGTGCCTCCCGGCTCATCGAGCGAACTGGGCCAGATCGAGCAGACCCTCGGCCGCGCCGAGATCCTCGGCCGAGCCATCAACCTGGCCCGAGAGTTGGTCAACCTTCCTCCAGGGCGGAAAACCCCCTCGCTGCTCGCTGACCGGATCCGGACCGAGGCCGGCCTGGCCGATCTGACGGTGACGATCTGGGACCAGGACCGCATCCGTCGCGAGCGCTTCGGCGGCCTGCTTGGCGTGTCGGCCGGTTCGGACGAGCCGCCGGCCTTCGTCATCCTGGACTGGCTCGGCGCGGCCGATCCGCAGGCGCCGGCCCTGGCCCTGGTGGGCAAAGGAATCACGTTCGACTCAGGTGGCCTCTCGCTGAAACCGTCGGCCTCGATGGAGGACATGAAGGCCGACATGAGCGGCGCGGCCATTGTGACGGCCGCGATGACGGCCATTGCTCGGCTCGAACTGCCGGTCAACGTCCGGGCCTTCCTCCCCCTGGCGGAGAACATGACTGGCGGTCGCGCGATGAAGCTTGGCGACGTGCTCACCATGCGAAACGGCAAGACCGTCGAGGTCATGAACACCGACGCCGAAGGACGCCTGATCCTCGCCGACGCCCTGAGCTACGCCGCCGAACAGGCCCCGTCACGGATCATCGACCTGGCCACCCTGACCGGCTCGTGCATGGTCGCGCTGGGACCGAAGGTCGCCGGCCTGTTCAGCAACGACGAGACGACCGCGCAGGCGGTTCAATCGGCCGCCGAGGCGGTTGGCGAACGTCTCTGGCCGTTGCCGATGGATGTCGACTTCCGCGAGTCGCTCAAGAGCCCCGTGGCCGACCTGAAAAACGTCGGTTCGAAGTGGGGAGGCGCCAGTATTGCCGGGAAGTTCCTGGAAGAGTTCGTCGCTGGTCGCCCCTGGGCTCACCTCGACATCGCCGGCCCCGCCTGGGCCGATTCCGACTCCTCCACCCGAGATGCCGGCGGCACCGGCTGCTTCGTCCGGACCCTCGTCCGACTGGCTGAGGAGGGCGTCACGCCCTGA
- a CDS encoding PEGA domain-containing protein translates to MLTRPNCKTRRAICLALFLLSLTAVGCVERRYTIRTDPPGALVFVNGEESGISPVSVSYEYYGDRRVTIQAEGYETIQTELPIPAPWWNNAFTGFFTENLIPFTLRDEREFRFTMAPAVSPETGDLVGRGQQLRQQAQAPPPERPGGFFRFFAL, encoded by the coding sequence ATGCTGACCCGCCCGAATTGCAAGACACGACGGGCCATCTGCCTGGCCCTGTTCCTGCTCAGTCTGACCGCGGTCGGCTGTGTCGAACGGCGCTACACGATCCGGACCGATCCGCCGGGGGCCCTGGTGTTCGTCAATGGCGAGGAATCAGGGATCAGCCCCGTCTCGGTCAGCTACGAATACTACGGCGACCGTCGCGTGACGATCCAGGCCGAGGGGTACGAGACGATTCAGACCGAATTGCCGATCCCGGCCCCGTGGTGGAACAACGCCTTCACCGGGTTTTTCACCGAGAACCTGATCCCGTTCACCCTCCGAGACGAACGAGAGTTCCGGTTCACGATGGCCCCGGCCGTCTCTCCTGAAACGGGCGACCTCGTCGGTCGCGGCCAACAACTGCGCCAGCAAGCCCAGGCCCCCCCTCCGGAACGGCCGGGTGGGTTCTTCCGGTTCTTTGCGCTGTGA
- a CDS encoding DUF1501 domain-containing protein, with product MLIQMGRRAFLRRATGLASFSGTVPAFLQKTSLAFDGDPSRDVPPIPGLRDNRVLVVVQLAGGNDALNTVVPYRDDSYYRARPNLAIPSADVLRIDDELGFHPELVELRELLDDGNLAVVQGVGYPNPDRSHFRSTEIWETASPPDAVWTEGWLGRYFDNECSGVDSPMIGLQLGERPAQTFAHPRPRAVSMANPAIFDWPEEGPAGLGFEQINQIEPTGLDTFDYVQRAANATLAASRRIQEAVRDDATEAPYAPFAFSQSLKLVAQMITAEVPTRVYYVSLGGFDTHARQDRRHASLLQELSQGLAAFRDDLDRRGHLDRTLVMTFSEFGRRVAENQSGGTDHGTAGSMLLMGDGIRPGLLGDRPDLSQLDDEGDPRFTVDFRSVYAAVLSDWFGADAEAILKARFQPFPILAPARTRA from the coding sequence ATGTTAATTCAGATGGGACGACGGGCCTTTCTTCGCCGGGCGACGGGGCTCGCCTCCTTCTCCGGAACGGTCCCGGCCTTTCTTCAGAAGACGAGCCTGGCCTTCGACGGCGATCCGAGCCGAGACGTGCCGCCAATCCCCGGCCTGAGGGACAACCGTGTGCTGGTCGTGGTCCAGCTTGCGGGCGGCAACGACGCCCTGAACACGGTCGTCCCGTATCGAGACGACTCCTATTACCGGGCCCGGCCGAATCTGGCGATCCCGTCGGCCGACGTCCTTCGCATCGATGATGAACTCGGTTTTCATCCCGAGCTGGTCGAGCTGCGCGAGTTGCTCGACGACGGAAACCTCGCCGTCGTCCAGGGGGTTGGGTACCCGAATCCCGACCGCTCGCACTTCCGATCGACCGAGATTTGGGAAACCGCTTCCCCTCCCGATGCCGTCTGGACCGAGGGTTGGCTCGGCCGCTACTTCGACAACGAGTGCAGCGGTGTCGATTCGCCCATGATCGGCCTGCAACTCGGTGAACGACCGGCGCAGACCTTCGCCCACCCGAGACCCCGCGCCGTCTCGATGGCCAATCCCGCCATCTTCGACTGGCCCGAGGAGGGGCCAGCGGGGCTCGGCTTCGAGCAGATCAATCAGATCGAGCCGACCGGCCTGGACACCTTCGATTACGTCCAGCGGGCGGCCAACGCCACCCTTGCCGCCTCTCGACGCATTCAGGAAGCTGTCCGAGACGACGCGACCGAGGCACCTTATGCCCCCTTCGCCTTCTCGCAATCGTTGAAGCTCGTCGCCCAGATGATCACGGCCGAGGTGCCAACGCGGGTCTACTACGTCTCGCTCGGTGGCTTCGACACCCACGCCCGACAAGACCGGCGCCACGCCAGCCTGCTTCAGGAGCTGAGCCAGGGGCTGGCCGCGTTCCGCGACGATCTGGACCGCCGAGGCCACCTTGACCGGACCCTCGTGATGACCTTCTCGGAGTTTGGCCGCCGGGTCGCCGAAAACCAGTCGGGAGGCACCGACCACGGAACGGCCGGGTCCATGCTTCTGATGGGCGACGGCATCCGTCCCGGATTGCTTGGCGACCGTCCCGACCTTTCGCAACTCGACGACGAGGGCGACCCCCGGTTCACCGTCGATTTCCGATCCGTCTATGCCGCGGTTCTCTCTGACTGGTTCGGCGCGGATGCCGAGGCCATTCTCAAGGCCCGCTTCCAACCCTTCCCGATCCTCGCTCCGGCTCGAACCCGCGCGTAA
- a CDS encoding DUF1800 domain-containing protein, translating to MKRLQTVQAVEPRRLDAASAAHLLSRAGFGATPEELDALLDLPVDQAVASLLDTAQAAEPPRPPDWVRIPWVNTERRFADTPREESAENHRQTRRRYASEMNDLRSWWLGRMITTDAPLREVMTLFWHGHFTSANDKVGISQAMYEQNATLRQFALGNFRELLGAISRDAAMMMYLDLEDSDARQPNENYARELFELFTLGIGHYTERDIQETARALTGWTLDVPPGVSKPDRPTAPDTPRNFSRDGLHATFVPDRHDDAEKTVFGRSGRFGLDEVLDLIVSREETGLHLASRLIDFFGAADPAGTLRNRLASAFRGSGFEMRPVLHELFTAPEFYEESSQGTLIKSPVRLLVGACRQLRLEVEPTPSLADLTASMGQALFDPPNVKGWPGGRAWIGSGTLAVRYQMADALLQSRIPNGLEPIGFDRFLLVPRDPSQMQERMERMEQAMTDRGAERTRDGIKTRFHAETLFPDGLPESPVALVDAMLDRLIVTPVRPTARKALIRVCQAAPIADRPALVVRLILASPEFQMA from the coding sequence ATGAAACGGTTGCAAACGGTTCAGGCCGTCGAGCCTCGTCGCCTCGACGCCGCCTCGGCGGCTCATCTTCTGAGTCGAGCCGGCTTCGGTGCGACTCCTGAGGAACTCGACGCGCTGCTCGACCTACCGGTCGATCAGGCCGTCGCATCCCTGCTCGATACGGCCCAGGCCGCAGAGCCTCCCCGTCCCCCCGACTGGGTTCGCATTCCCTGGGTCAACACCGAGCGCCGCTTTGCCGACACCCCTCGCGAGGAATCGGCCGAAAACCACCGCCAAACCCGTCGCCGATACGCCTCGGAGATGAACGACCTCCGCTCCTGGTGGCTGGGCCGAATGATCACCACCGACGCTCCCTTGCGGGAGGTCATGACCCTGTTCTGGCACGGCCATTTCACCAGTGCCAACGACAAGGTCGGCATCTCGCAGGCCATGTACGAGCAGAACGCCACCCTGCGGCAATTCGCCCTGGGAAACTTCCGCGAACTGCTTGGCGCCATCTCCCGAGATGCCGCCATGATGATGTACCTCGATCTGGAAGACAGCGATGCCCGTCAACCCAACGAGAATTACGCCCGAGAACTCTTTGAACTGTTCACCCTCGGCATCGGCCACTACACCGAGCGTGACATCCAGGAAACCGCCAGGGCACTGACCGGCTGGACCCTTGACGTTCCTCCTGGTGTCTCAAAGCCCGATCGGCCCACCGCACCCGACACCCCGCGCAACTTCTCACGAGACGGCTTGCACGCCACCTTCGTCCCCGATCGTCACGACGACGCTGAGAAAACCGTCTTCGGCCGATCGGGACGCTTCGGCCTCGACGAGGTGCTTGATCTGATCGTCTCACGAGAGGAGACGGGCCTGCACCTGGCGTCCCGGCTCATCGACTTCTTCGGCGCGGCCGATCCTGCGGGAACCCTCCGCAATCGCCTGGCCTCCGCCTTCCGGGGTTCCGGGTTTGAGATGCGGCCGGTTTTGCACGAACTATTCACTGCCCCGGAGTTTTACGAGGAATCGTCCCAGGGGACCTTGATCAAGAGTCCGGTTCGACTGCTCGTCGGCGCCTGCCGACAGCTTCGCCTGGAGGTCGAACCCACCCCGAGTCTTGCGGATCTGACCGCCTCGATGGGCCAGGCACTGTTCGATCCGCCGAACGTCAAGGGATGGCCCGGCGGCCGGGCCTGGATCGGCTCGGGCACCCTGGCCGTGCGCTACCAGATGGCCGATGCCCTGTTGCAGAGCCGCATCCCCAACGGCCTGGAGCCGATCGGGTTCGACCGGTTCCTCCTCGTTCCGCGCGACCCTTCGCAGATGCAGGAACGGATGGAACGGATGGAACAGGCCATGACCGACCGCGGCGCCGAGCGAACCCGGGACGGCATCAAAACGCGATTCCATGCCGAAACGCTTTTCCCGGACGGACTCCCCGAGTCTCCGGTCGCGCTAGTCGATGCAATGCTCGACCGTCTGATCGTCACCCCGGTCCGTCCCACTGCCCGCAAGGCGTTGATTCGGGTCTGCCAGGCTGCTCCGATCGCCGATCGACCGGCCCTGGTTGTCCGCCTGATTCTCGCCTCTCCCGAATTTCAGATGGCCTGA